In Chelonia mydas isolate rCheMyd1 chromosome 20, rCheMyd1.pri.v2, whole genome shotgun sequence, a single genomic region encodes these proteins:
- the IL23A gene encoding interleukin-23 subunit alpha has translation MHLVEEKPSEDLTPQIRCSDNCDPDKLGSDQSCLRRIHEALRHYRALLDSNVFAELRGPADSPMAALQGALAQLTSLVQNGSFAEGPGTPPPQSQPWERPLIQHRILRQLCSFSAVMARVFAHSAATH, from the exons ATGCACCTGGTGGAGGAGAAGCCCAGCGAGGACCTGACCCCCCAGATCCGATGCAGCGACAACTGCGACCCCGACAAGCTGGGCTCTGACCAG agcTGCCTGCGCCGGATCCACGAGGCCCTGCGGCATTACCGCGCCCTGCTGGACTCCAACGTCTTTGCCGAGCTGAGGGGCCCGGCTGACAGCCCCATGGCCGCGCTGCAGGGTGCCCTGGCCCAGCTGACCAGCCTCGTCCAG AACGGCAGCTTCGCCGAGGGGCCGGGAACCCCACCGCCGCAGAGCCAGCCCTGGGAACGGCCCCTAATCCAGCACCGGATCCTCCGCCAGCTCTGCTCCTTCTCGGCCGTGATGGCGCGGGTCTTTGCCCACAGCGCGGCCACCCACTAA